In Bacteroidota bacterium, one genomic interval encodes:
- a CDS encoding archaeosortase/exosortase family protein: MTLSFLKNPVVKFLLLVFSLYIAWFLIYDLWLHPDERLDLFVIDLTVTLSKNTLEFFGYSVYTGADRLIGIDGASGLWIGDNCNGIALFALFSWFIIAYKGKVKYKLIFIPLGILTIQLLNVLRVVVLAIIDTHSRSWTEFNHTYTFTIIIYGYIFSLWMLWVNRFSEKE; encoded by the coding sequence ATGACCCTTTCTTTCCTCAAAAATCCTGTAGTAAAGTTTCTACTCCTTGTTTTTTCACTCTACATTGCTTGGTTTCTAATATACGACCTCTGGCTTCATCCAGATGAGCGATTGGATTTATTCGTTATTGACTTAACTGTTACATTGAGTAAGAACACACTCGAATTTTTCGGATATTCAGTTTATACAGGTGCCGACAGACTGATTGGTATTGATGGTGCATCAGGTCTTTGGATTGGCGACAATTGCAATGGAATTGCATTGTTTGCTTTATTCTCCTGGTTTATTATCGCTTATAAAGGGAAAGTGAAATACAAGTTGATTTTTATCCCACTAGGCATCCTTACGATTCAACTATTAAATGTTTTGCGAGTTGTTGTGCTGGCAATTATAGATACACACTCCCGGTCCTGGACTGAATTCAATCACACTTACACCTTCACCATCATTATCTACGGTTATATTTTTTCCCTTTGGATGTTATGGGTGAACCGTTTTTCGGAAAAAGAATAA
- a CDS encoding serine hydroxymethyltransferase, with product MSTSKTTIHINYEKDTAIFNLIAEEKKRQTIGLELIASENYVSESVMKAMGSVLTNKYAEGLPGKRYYGGCEVVDKVEQLAIDRAKKLFNAEWVNVQPHSGAQANAAVMLAVIKPGDKILGFDLSHGGHLTHGSPVNFSGKLYVPSFYGVEEKTGRVDFNKIEAIALKEKPKLIICGASSYSRDWDYKKLRKVADKVGALLMADISHPSGLIARGLMNDPLPHCHIVTTTTHKTLRGPRGGMIMIGKDFPNPWGEKTPKGEIKMMSQLLDAAVFPGTQGGPLEHVIAAKAVAFGEALEDSYMKYCIQVMKNAKLMAQCFVDKGYKVISGGTDNHCMLIDLRSKNLTGKLAETTLVKADITVNKNMVPFDDKSPFVTSGIRVGTSAITTRGIKEKHIPKIVNLIDKVLMNHDNEKVISEVRKEVNKLMKDFPLFA from the coding sequence TTGTCTACTTCAAAAACAACAATCCATATCAACTATGAAAAAGACACCGCTATTTTTAATCTCATTGCAGAAGAAAAAAAACGTCAAACGATTGGTTTAGAGCTTATCGCCTCAGAAAACTATGTAAGCGAAAGTGTAATGAAAGCAATGGGTTCTGTTTTAACAAATAAATATGCAGAAGGACTTCCGGGTAAACGATATTATGGTGGATGTGAAGTAGTTGATAAAGTAGAGCAACTCGCCATTGACCGAGCAAAAAAATTATTTAATGCTGAATGGGTAAATGTGCAGCCACATTCCGGAGCACAAGCAAACGCAGCAGTAATGCTTGCGGTAATCAAACCGGGTGACAAAATTTTAGGATTCGACCTTTCACATGGTGGTCATTTAACGCATGGTTCACCTGTGAATTTTTCAGGAAAATTGTATGTCCCTAGCTTTTATGGTGTAGAAGAAAAAACAGGGCGTGTTGATTTTAATAAAATTGAGGCCATTGCATTAAAGGAAAAGCCCAAATTGATTATTTGCGGTGCATCTTCTTATTCACGTGATTGGGATTATAAAAAATTAAGAAAAGTAGCCGATAAAGTTGGCGCATTATTAATGGCCGACATTTCTCACCCATCCGGCTTAATTGCTCGTGGTTTAATGAACGACCCTTTACCACACTGTCATATTGTTACTACCACAACCCATAAAACATTACGCGGACCAAGAGGCGGAATGATTATGATTGGAAAAGATTTCCCGAATCCTTGGGGAGAAAAAACACCGAAAGGCGAAATCAAAATGATGTCGCAACTACTTGATGCAGCAGTATTTCCTGGAACACAAGGTGGGCCGTTGGAACATGTGATTGCAGCAAAAGCAGTTGCATTTGGTGAAGCATTAGAAGATAGTTATATGAAATATTGCATTCAAGTAATGAAAAATGCAAAACTAATGGCTCAATGCTTTGTCGATAAAGGGTACAAAGTTATTTCAGGTGGAACAGACAATCATTGTATGCTCATCGATTTACGCTCAAAAAACCTAACCGGAAAACTAGCGGAAACAACCTTAGTAAAAGCAGACATTACCGTAAATAAAAACATGGTTCCTTTTGACGACAAATCGCCATTTGTAACTTCCGGAATTCGAGTTGGTACATCCGCAATTACGACTCGCGGTATCAAAGAAAAGCACATACCTAAAATTGTCAATTTAATTGATAAAGTATTAATGAATCACGACAATGAAAAGGTGATTTCTGAAGTGCGAAAAGAAGTTAATAAATTAATGAAAGACTTCCCACTTTTTGCATAA
- a CDS encoding polysaccharide biosynthesis tyrosine autokinase — MSSNKKSNIVEIDDLLSLLKIITKNWYIIISFVLLSAGIAFFYTYKLPNIYAAKTQILLKSDETYDYQNQIYKGLGYYQAYQDNTNQIRVITSNDLIGKALAKLKLDISYFIVGRLKTTEVYQSLPFEFNVKYLADFLYEKDIKFKIIDENKFEIIYQKGKNEVSKKFEFDKEIVDSDFVFTVSKNDNVNNKAIVDLSGYNYLVRIHDKDYLTYIFKNALNVENIEGTTILELSLEDQIPSRAVTFLDTLSKVYIDYTSEAQFVINENTLNNIEKQLTGVTDVLTSIENDLETYKSDKTVLDLPKQEDEYFKQLVDYDAKKRQLQLWLQSLDALEKYILAVGANKDDKLLPPSFYIEEGDDYLKTAINELYAMQMTRNSKLFSSTSENKNINELDQTMDLLKKNILTYIINSKKGIALRINDVNKQILDYTTIIKGIPKTQRDLLNIQRKVDVNEKMYVYLLEKRANTVIARAGILPQTKIIESAHSIGIIKPNKRKYLYYFILVGGILSLLVVYLRVIFYSKIESIYELKKITKLPVLGEVLFSEEATADYIIVDKDSKSPITESFRAIRTNLEFMASELNSKVVLITSYNPGEGKTFCSVNLATILAKAGKKVLLLELDLHKPKVQKALGMTSEVGITNILIGKSDIPSTIMPTTVENLSVILSGPTPPNASEIILSPHLKEIFDYGREVFDYVIVDTAPVGLITDALVIMKNVDISLFVLNSKFAKKQVVEIAEEIVSTNKVTNFGFILNGVKRKRSGYYYNYGYGYGYGYGYGNTYGYGYGNNKKK; from the coding sequence ATGTCAAGCAATAAGAAAAGCAATATTGTAGAAATAGATGATTTATTGTCGCTATTAAAAATCATCACCAAAAATTGGTATATCATCATTTCCTTTGTTCTTCTTTCTGCAGGTATTGCCTTTTTTTATACCTATAAGCTTCCTAATATATACGCTGCAAAGACTCAAATTCTATTAAAGTCGGATGAAACCTATGATTATCAGAATCAAATCTATAAAGGGTTAGGTTATTATCAAGCCTACCAAGATAATACTAACCAAATTCGTGTAATCACTTCCAATGATTTGATTGGAAAAGCCCTAGCAAAGTTAAAGTTAGACATTTCTTATTTTATTGTTGGGCGACTAAAAACAACCGAAGTATATCAATCATTACCTTTTGAGTTTAATGTCAAATATCTTGCTGATTTTTTATACGAAAAGGATATTAAGTTCAAAATTATTGATGAAAATAAATTTGAAATTATTTATCAAAAAGGGAAAAATGAAGTCAGCAAAAAATTTGAATTTGATAAAGAAATAGTAGATAGTGATTTTGTTTTTACCGTAAGTAAAAACGATAATGTGAACAACAAGGCGATTGTTGATTTAAGTGGTTACAACTATTTGGTTCGTATTCATGACAAAGATTATTTAACCTATATTTTTAAGAATGCTTTAAATGTTGAAAATATTGAAGGAACAACAATTTTAGAATTGTCGTTGGAAGATCAAATCCCTTCTCGTGCCGTAACCTTTTTAGATACTTTATCTAAGGTGTATATTGATTATACTTCTGAAGCTCAATTTGTAATCAATGAAAATACCTTAAATAATATTGAAAAGCAGTTAACCGGTGTAACGGATGTTTTAACATCCATCGAAAATGATTTAGAAACCTATAAGTCGGATAAAACAGTATTAGACCTGCCCAAGCAAGAAGATGAATACTTTAAGCAGTTGGTAGATTACGATGCAAAAAAGAGACAACTTCAACTTTGGCTTCAGTCCTTAGATGCTTTGGAGAAATACATTCTTGCGGTGGGTGCAAACAAAGATGATAAATTGCTTCCTCCTTCGTTTTATATTGAAGAAGGAGATGATTATTTAAAAACGGCTATCAATGAGTTGTATGCAATGCAGATGACCAGAAATAGTAAATTGTTTAGCTCCACTTCTGAAAATAAAAATATCAATGAGTTGGATCAAACGATGGACTTGTTGAAGAAAAACATTTTAACGTATATCATCAATTCAAAAAAAGGAATTGCACTAAGAATTAATGATGTAAACAAACAAATATTAGATTATACAACCATTATAAAAGGAATTCCAAAAACACAAAGAGACCTTTTGAACATTCAACGGAAAGTGGATGTGAATGAAAAAATGTATGTATATCTTTTGGAAAAAAGAGCCAATACCGTTATTGCCCGCGCAGGTATTTTACCTCAAACAAAAATTATAGAGAGTGCACATTCAATTGGTATTATCAAGCCCAATAAACGAAAATACCTTTATTATTTTATTCTAGTAGGTGGTATTTTAAGTTTGTTAGTCGTTTATCTGAGAGTGATTTTTTATTCAAAAATAGAAAGCATATACGAATTGAAAAAAATCACGAAGCTTCCTGTACTAGGCGAAGTCTTGTTTTCTGAAGAAGCAACAGCTGATTATATTATCGTAGATAAAGATTCAAAATCACCGATAACAGAAAGTTTTAGAGCAATTCGAACAAATTTGGAATTCATGGCGAGTGAATTGAATTCGAAAGTTGTATTGATAACTTCTTACAATCCTGGTGAAGGTAAAACATTTTGTTCTGTCAATTTAGCTACCATTCTTGCAAAAGCAGGTAAAAAGGTATTGCTGTTAGAGTTGGATTTACATAAACCAAAAGTGCAAAAAGCATTGGGGATGACTTCTGAAGTAGGTATTACGAATATTTTAATCGGTAAGTCTGATATTCCATCAACGATAATGCCGACAACCGTTGAAAATTTGAGTGTAATTCTTTCCGGACCAACTCCTCCCAATGCCTCTGAGATTATTTTAAGTCCGCATTTAAAAGAAATTTTTGATTACGGTCGTGAGGTTTTTGATTATGTGATTGTGGATACAGCACCTGTTGGATTAATTACAGATGCCTTGGTAATCATGAAAAATGTGGATATTTCCTTGTTTGTTTTAAACTCAAAATTTGCTAAAAAACAAGTTGTTGAAATAGCAGAAGAAATTGTGAGTACAAATAAAGTAACCAACTTCGGTTTTATATTAAATGGAGTTAAACGTAAGCGTTCCGGATATTACTATAATTATGGTTATGGCTATGGTTATGGTTACGGTTATGGAAATACCTATGGTTATGGTTATGGCAACAACAAAAAGAAGTAG
- a CDS encoding T9SS type A sorting domain-containing protein, whose amino-acid sequence MKKFLLSSIVFIASIGSAFSISYVSAGAGPVNWNVASSWTPSGIPGLNDDVTISSGHTITVNSLRYVRNLTVDGSLSMLSGGGINVKGDYTVNGTESGTGSIYFITNTKTVSGTGTFSPTMIWQFKVNTTIDATVSIFKTAKTYITAGVIVTNNGTIGVQQMVLSAGATWIQGPNSNLTTSVSNTFFAGTYASIGTFDASATGNTVTHSIFGGTLPNTVSGYFNLILTNGGTKLMGANTTVHGNLTLTRTGTSLMNFKPNGFDLTVEGNITKTNGAYFTGSTGKNLFLSGTSLQTLSNTGVAYDFTCLTINNPSGVILSSGLYSLSEVLTLTDGILNTNGKTFTMLSTATKTARIAPITGTGAVSGNFTIQRFISARDTTFADLASPVQNSTFLDWDNELPAISYLPASSGTTQGSASTYDETADAYVAVTSSSTPLTPGQGFEVFLTGDFSYTNFPATTLTTVGVPTQGDQDLSSLVSANVQGWNLVGNPFASSISWASVYASSGGAASGLFDYIEMYDYTIGDWADVTADDEIASTQGFWVYSDFSATPTLFVLESSKINATVHDIRASKKAAPYFTLKLASTENSYAHNFKVIASTDASDGVDRKDIPFRNSPNKATPAMYTMVDGKRINTNTFNVSNETYSIALKTQVTVNGSYKITASGFEYISDYTCIKLQDKLTGQIVDLNEGNGYCFNMNVNDSPDRFILLLNKDNNNCKSFVAAPASTYDFSNEVEILPTSQGNLVNFNFGETTNTTISVVNVLGQTIVEGTTVNATTQSVNIALPQDFSGLYFIKVESAKGAVTKKFVRK is encoded by the coding sequence ATGAAAAAATTTCTACTAAGCTCAATCGTGTTTATTGCAAGTATTGGCAGCGCATTTTCCATTAGCTATGTAAGTGCAGGAGCAGGACCGGTGAATTGGAATGTTGCTAGTTCATGGACTCCAAGCGGTATTCCCGGATTAAATGACGATGTTACTATCTCATCCGGACATACAATAACAGTTAATTCGTTAAGGTATGTTAGAAACTTAACCGTTGATGGTTCTCTTTCAATGTTATCCGGAGGAGGTATCAATGTAAAAGGTGATTACACTGTAAATGGGACAGAAAGTGGTACTGGATCTATTTATTTCATTACCAACACAAAAACGGTTTCCGGAACAGGAACGTTCAGCCCGACCATGATTTGGCAATTTAAAGTAAATACAACCATTGATGCTACTGTTTCCATTTTCAAAACAGCTAAAACATACATCACTGCTGGCGTAATTGTGACAAACAATGGAACAATTGGAGTACAACAAATGGTTTTATCAGCGGGAGCAACTTGGATTCAAGGACCTAATTCAAATTTAACAACAAGTGTTTCAAATACCTTTTTTGCAGGAACTTATGCTAGTATCGGAACATTTGATGCAAGTGCTACAGGAAATACTGTAACACATAGTATTTTTGGAGGAACATTACCAAATACAGTTTCTGGGTATTTTAATTTAATACTGACGAATGGCGGAACAAAACTAATGGGTGCAAACACAACTGTGCATGGTAACTTAACCCTTACCAGAACCGGTACCAGTTTAATGAATTTTAAACCAAATGGGTTTGACTTAACAGTAGAAGGAAATATTACAAAAACAAATGGTGCTTATTTTACAGGTTCCACTGGTAAAAATTTATTTCTAAGCGGAACATCGCTTCAAACCTTATCTAATACAGGTGTTGCATACGACTTTACGTGTTTAACAATTAATAATCCTTCTGGAGTAATTCTTTCTTCAGGTCTTTATTCATTAAGCGAAGTTTTAACATTAACAGATGGTATCCTTAACACAAATGGAAAAACATTTACGATGTTGTCTACCGCTACAAAAACCGCTCGTATTGCTCCAATAACTGGAACAGGTGCTGTTTCCGGAAACTTCACCATTCAGCGCTTTATTTCAGCGAGAGATACCACATTTGCCGATTTAGCTTCACCGGTTCAAAACTCAACGTTTTTGGATTGGGATAATGAATTACCTGCAATCAGCTATTTGCCAGCAAGCTCAGGAACAACTCAAGGATCAGCTTCCACATATGACGAAACTGCTGATGCATACGTTGCAGTAACCTCTTCAAGCACTCCACTTACACCGGGACAAGGTTTCGAAGTGTTTTTAACCGGTGATTTCAGCTATACGAACTTCCCTGCAACAACATTGACGACTGTTGGTGTGCCTACACAAGGAGATCAGGATTTGTCTTCTCTTGTTTCGGCAAACGTTCAGGGTTGGAACTTAGTTGGTAATCCTTTCGCTTCAAGCATTTCTTGGGCATCTGTATATGCATCTTCCGGTGGAGCTGCAAGCGGATTATTTGACTATATCGAAATGTACGATTATACAATTGGTGATTGGGCAGACGTAACTGCAGATGATGAAATTGCTTCTACTCAAGGATTTTGGGTTTATTCTGATTTCTCTGCAACGCCTACCTTATTTGTTTTGGAATCCTCTAAAATAAATGCAACGGTTCATGATATTCGAGCATCTAAAAAAGCGGCTCCTTACTTTACATTAAAACTTGCGAGCACTGAAAATTCTTATGCTCACAATTTTAAAGTGATTGCTTCAACTGATGCGTCTGACGGGGTAGACAGAAAAGACATCCCATTCAGAAACAGTCCAAACAAAGCTACACCAGCTATGTATACAATGGTAGACGGTAAAAGAATCAATACAAACACATTTAACGTATCAAACGAAACATATTCTATTGCTTTAAAAACGCAAGTAACTGTAAACGGATCTTATAAAATTACCGCTTCCGGTTTTGAATACATTTCTGATTATACCTGTATCAAACTTCAAGACAAACTAACAGGACAAATTGTTGACTTAAATGAAGGAAATGGATATTGCTTCAACATGAATGTTAATGATAGCCCTGACCGCTTTATCTTGTTGCTTAATAAAGACAATAACAATTGTAAATCATTTGTTGCTGCGCCTGCTTCTACCTACGACTTTAGTAACGAAGTGGAGATATTACCAACCTCACAAGGAAATTTGGTTAATTTCAACTTCGGTGAAACCACCAACACAACTATTTCGGTAGTAAATGTTTTAGGGCAAACGATTGTTGAAGGAACAACTGTGAATGCAACTACACAATCTGTAAACATTGCATTACCTCAAGATTTCAGTGGATTATACTTCATTAAAGTTGAATCTGCTAAAGGAGCTGTTACAAAAAAGTTTGTAAGAAAATAA
- a CDS encoding T9SS type A sorting domain-containing protein, with amino-acid sequence MNFNYSENTSVTISVFNLLGQDIIEERNLVVGNQSETIILPDTFRGIYFIRISSNKENVNKKFFKR; translated from the coding sequence TTGAATTTTAATTATTCAGAAAACACTTCGGTTACGATATCAGTGTTTAATTTATTAGGACAAGATATCATTGAGGAAAGAAATTTAGTGGTTGGGAATCAGTCTGAAACAATTATACTTCCCGATACATTCAGAGGGATTTATTTTATTAGAATCAGTTCTAACAAAGAAAATGTAAACAAGAAGTTTTTTAAGAGATAA
- a CDS encoding 2-oxo acid dehydrogenase subunit E2, with protein sequence MAQVELIMPKMGESVAEATIIKWLKKEGDKISADETVLEIATDKVDSEIPSTAEGTLIKRLFNEGDVVQVGKAIAIISTDANAVVETVEVKTPATPNTNIVQKELANNAVKEVVSLEKNSSSGKFFSPLVRNIAKQEGIAMTELESISGTGANGRVTKNDILAYIPNKGKQTVVEQPKVIQETVSNGTAAAQAKPAVSVNAGDEIIEMDRMRKLIADHMVMSKHTSPHVTSFVEADVTNIVKWRDKVKGNFEKREGEKLTFTPIFIEALVKAIKDFPMINISLDGTKIIKRKNINIGMAAALPSGNLIVPVIKNADTLNLVGITKQVNDLAKRARAGKLSPDEISGGTYTLTNVGSFGNVMGTPIINQPQVAIMAVGAIKKKPAVIETPDGDLIGIRHFMFLSHSYDHRVVDGSLGGQFVRKVADYLEQWDINREF encoded by the coding sequence ATGGCACAAGTTGAGTTGATTATGCCCAAAATGGGTGAAAGTGTTGCAGAAGCAACAATCATTAAATGGTTAAAAAAGGAAGGCGATAAAATCTCGGCTGATGAAACGGTGTTGGAAATCGCTACAGATAAAGTAGATTCAGAAATACCTTCTACTGCTGAAGGAACATTAATAAAACGCCTTTTTAATGAAGGTGATGTTGTTCAAGTAGGCAAAGCAATTGCTATCATCTCTACGGATGCCAATGCAGTTGTTGAAACCGTTGAAGTAAAAACTCCCGCAACTCCTAACACAAATATTGTTCAAAAAGAACTAGCGAACAATGCGGTAAAAGAAGTTGTTTCACTTGAAAAAAATTCTTCTTCCGGAAAATTCTTTTCTCCTCTAGTACGGAATATTGCTAAACAAGAAGGAATTGCAATGACTGAACTGGAAAGCATTTCCGGCACAGGTGCAAACGGTAGAGTTACTAAAAATGATATCCTTGCTTACATTCCTAACAAAGGAAAGCAAACAGTTGTAGAACAACCAAAAGTTATCCAAGAAACTGTATCCAATGGCACTGCGGCAGCTCAGGCCAAACCTGCTGTTTCAGTAAACGCTGGTGACGAAATCATTGAAATGGATCGAATGCGTAAACTTATTGCCGACCACATGGTGATGAGTAAGCATACGTCTCCGCATGTTACTTCATTTGTAGAAGCAGATGTGACAAATATCGTAAAATGGAGAGATAAAGTAAAAGGTAATTTCGAAAAACGTGAGGGTGAAAAGTTAACATTCACACCGATTTTCATTGAAGCGTTAGTTAAAGCAATTAAAGACTTCCCAATGATTAATATTTCGTTGGATGGAACAAAAATCATTAAACGAAAAAACATTAATATTGGAATGGCAGCCGCTTTGCCTAGCGGAAATCTAATTGTTCCTGTGATTAAAAATGCAGACACACTTAACTTAGTAGGTATAACAAAACAGGTAAATGATTTAGCGAAAAGAGCCCGTGCCGGTAAGTTATCACCCGATGAAATTTCAGGAGGAACCTACACACTTACAAATGTTGGCTCATTCGGAAATGTGATGGGCACACCCATCATCAATCAACCGCAAGTTGCAATTATGGCTGTAGGAGCAATTAAGAAAAAGCCTGCAGTTATTGAAACACCTGATGGAGACTTGATTGGGATTCGCCATTTTATGTTTTTATCTCACTCGTATGACCACCGCGTGGTGGATGGATCTTTAGGCGGACAATTTGTTCGAAAAGTTGCCGATTACTTAGAACAATGGGATATCAACAGAGAATTCTAA
- a CDS encoding PD40 domain-containing protein: protein MKKSILVFSLFVLSFAHNSFSSVIDGNFRTIYLQAEDYFVNENYTAALPLYLKLDSMEQGNCNLNFKIGICYLKAATYKTKAIPYLEVAIKQIAKLYEEKEIKEEEAPLSSYYYLGRAYHLNYEFDKAIEMYQKYIDALGPEPKFANEVAEVTHDIETCNFGKELVKNPKKINVENLGEGINTKYPDYSPVVSLDEQTLIFTSRREGGMSSTILPNGEYYEDIFMSTFEDGKWGKATPVGSNINSFAHEATINLSADGLKLIIYKDDGGNGNIYISELQGTEWGYPQYASAPINTSSWESHACLSSDNRILYFISNKAGGYGGRDIYKCLKLPNGQWGPAQNLGPIINTKYDEDGVFIHPDGKQIFFSSRGHNSMGGFDIFTSMINDENGNWTEPVNYGYPVNTTDDDVFLITSADGNRAYFSSDKEGGYGEKDIYMIRIKENDNPRDITILLGKIINKSKEPISSNKIYIINTEKGDTIQSLSANSSSGKYGANLPVGGKYKTIYKINGKEIYTELIEVSKGQGYQVLHKEVIYNGDSTLTDAQIAALKALENQKNPSGDKTTPCNGRNSNYQLFFGYNMKEINVASKDFKTFIDVLTECLQSNPSYVISIESSASTVPTQTYGSNEKLAELRAASAKEKVQEALLKKGLKSSQITFSTPKTMVQGPDYQKDAQEKRTTYGQFQYVKIKATPQ from the coding sequence ATGAAAAAAAGTATACTCGTGTTTTCGTTATTTGTTTTATCGTTCGCTCATAACTCTTTTTCGAGTGTGATTGACGGGAATTTTAGAACAATCTATTTACAAGCCGAAGATTATTTCGTAAACGAAAATTATACTGCAGCCCTCCCACTCTATTTAAAATTAGATTCAATGGAGCAAGGAAATTGCAACTTGAATTTTAAAATTGGGATCTGTTACCTTAAAGCCGCTACCTACAAAACCAAAGCAATTCCCTATCTGGAAGTTGCAATTAAGCAAATTGCAAAGCTTTATGAAGAAAAGGAAATAAAAGAAGAGGAAGCTCCCTTATCCAGCTATTACTACCTCGGAAGAGCGTATCATTTGAATTATGAATTCGACAAAGCGATTGAAATGTATCAGAAATATATTGATGCGCTTGGCCCTGAACCTAAATTTGCGAATGAAGTTGCTGAAGTGACGCACGATATTGAAACATGTAACTTCGGAAAAGAATTAGTAAAAAATCCAAAAAAAATAAATGTTGAAAATCTTGGTGAAGGAATCAATACCAAATACCCAGACTATTCTCCGGTTGTTTCATTAGATGAACAAACACTTATTTTTACTTCCCGAAGAGAAGGTGGAATGAGTAGCACCATTTTGCCAAATGGTGAATATTATGAAGATATTTTTATGTCTACTTTTGAAGATGGTAAATGGGGGAAAGCCACACCAGTTGGTAGTAATATTAATTCCTTTGCTCATGAAGCAACCATTAATCTTTCAGCAGATGGTCTAAAACTTATTATTTACAAGGATGATGGTGGAAATGGAAACATTTACATCAGTGAACTCCAAGGAACGGAATGGGGATATCCACAATATGCCTCCGCTCCTATTAACACAAGTTCTTGGGAATCACATGCCTGCTTAAGTTCAGACAACCGGATTCTTTATTTTATTAGCAACAAAGCAGGCGGGTATGGCGGAAGAGATATTTACAAATGTTTAAAACTGCCCAACGGACAATGGGGCCCCGCACAAAATCTAGGCCCCATCATCAATACAAAATATGATGAAGACGGAGTATTTATTCATCCTGACGGCAAGCAAATTTTCTTCTCTTCTCGCGGACATAACTCTATGGGTGGTTTTGACATTTTCACATCCATGATTAATGATGAAAACGGAAATTGGACAGAACCCGTAAACTATGGCTATCCGGTGAACACAACTGACGATGATGTATTTTTAATCACCTCTGCAGATGGCAATAGAGCTTATTTTTCTTCTGACAAAGAAGGCGGATACGGTGAAAAAGATATTTACATGATTCGAATAAAAGAAAACGATAATCCTCGGGATATTACAATCCTATTGGGTAAAATCATCAACAAAAGCAAAGAACCGATTTCAAGTAACAAAATCTACATTATCAATACAGAAAAAGGTGATACGATACAATCCCTTTCTGCAAATAGTTCATCCGGAAAATATGGAGCCAATCTTCCTGTCGGAGGAAAATATAAAACCATATATAAAATTAACGGTAAAGAAATCTATACGGAGTTAATTGAAGTGTCCAAAGGACAAGGATATCAGGTGCTGCACAAAGAAGTAATTTACAATGGTGATTCGACACTTACAGATGCACAAATTGCAGCCTTAAAAGCACTTGAAAACCAAAAGAATCCTTCCGGTGATAAAACGACCCCTTGCAATGGCCGAAATTCAAATTATCAATTGTTTTTCGGTTACAATATGAAGGAGATTAATGTGGCGTCAAAAGATTTCAAAACCTTTATTGATGTATTAACTGAATGCCTTCAATCAAACCCAAGTTATGTGATCTCCATTGAATCAAGCGCATCTACCGTACCAACCCAAACGTACGGAAGCAATGAAAAATTGGCAGAATTGAGAGCTGCATCCGCAAAAGAAAAAGTGCAGGAAGCCTTACTAAAGAAAGGATTAAAATCATCTCAAATTACATTTAGCACACCCAAAACAATGGTTCAAGGTCCCGACTACCAAAAGGATGCGCAAGAAAAAAGGACAACTTACGGGCAATTTCAGTACGTTAAAATCAAGGCCACTCCACAGTAA